One genomic window of Micromonospora sp. WMMD1128 includes the following:
- a CDS encoding folylpolyglutamate synthase/dihydrofolate synthase family protein — protein sequence MRFELEKIESLLDLLGSPQRAYPSIHLTGTNGKTSTARMIDSLLRAFGLHTGRYTSPHLETVRERISLDGEPVSEERFVATYREIAPLAELVDQRVAEPLTYFDLTTALAFATFADAPVDVAVVEVGLGGAEDATNVIQAGVAVITPIGLDHTEWLGDTIEDIALHKAGIIHPGATVIAAAQEDEAARPILERCAEVNATVAREGAEFGVLRRAVAVGGQVLNIQGLGGVYEEVFLPLHGAHQAQNAAVALAAVEAFLGAGARRQLDIEAVREGFAAASSPGRLERVRNAPTVLLDGAHNPHGMAATVTALQEEFAFSKLVGVLAVLGDKDAASLLELLEPVLDTVVVAANSSPRAMPVDELAELAREVFGPDRVQVARDMPDAIEAAVAEAESDVPGELAGVGVLITGSVVTVADARRLFKR from the coding sequence ATGCGGTTCGAGCTGGAGAAGATCGAGAGTCTGCTGGACCTGCTGGGCAGCCCGCAGCGGGCGTACCCGTCGATCCACCTGACCGGCACCAACGGCAAGACCTCGACGGCCCGGATGATCGACTCGCTGTTGCGGGCGTTCGGGCTGCACACCGGGCGTTACACCAGCCCGCACCTGGAGACCGTGCGGGAGCGGATCAGCCTGGACGGCGAGCCGGTGAGCGAGGAACGGTTCGTGGCGACGTACCGCGAGATCGCGCCCTTGGCCGAGCTGGTCGACCAGCGGGTGGCCGAACCGCTGACGTACTTCGACCTGACCACGGCGCTGGCGTTCGCCACGTTCGCCGACGCCCCGGTCGACGTCGCGGTGGTGGAGGTGGGGCTGGGCGGCGCGGAGGACGCGACGAACGTGATCCAGGCCGGCGTCGCCGTGATCACCCCGATCGGCCTGGACCACACCGAGTGGCTGGGCGACACGATCGAGGACATCGCCCTGCACAAGGCGGGCATCATCCACCCCGGCGCCACCGTGATCGCGGCGGCGCAGGAGGACGAGGCGGCCCGGCCGATCCTGGAACGCTGCGCCGAGGTCAACGCCACCGTCGCCCGGGAGGGCGCCGAGTTCGGGGTGCTGCGCCGGGCGGTCGCCGTCGGCGGCCAGGTGTTGAACATCCAGGGCCTGGGCGGGGTGTACGAGGAGGTCTTCCTCCCGTTGCACGGCGCGCACCAGGCCCAGAACGCGGCCGTGGCGCTGGCCGCGGTGGAGGCGTTCCTGGGCGCCGGCGCGCGGCGGCAGCTCGACATCGAGGCGGTCCGGGAGGGCTTCGCCGCGGCCAGCTCCCCGGGCCGGCTGGAGCGGGTACGCAACGCCCCCACGGTGCTGCTCGACGGCGCGCACAACCCGCACGGGATGGCCGCCACGGTCACCGCGTTGCAGGAGGAGTTCGCGTTCAGCAAGCTCGTCGGCGTGCTGGCCGTGCTCGGCGACAAGGACGCCGCAAGCCTGCTCGAACTGCTCGAACCGGTGCTCGACACGGTCGTGGTCGCGGCGAACAGCTCCCCCCGGGCCATGCCCGTCGACGAGCTGGCCGAGCTGGCCCGGGAGGTCTTCGGCCCGGACCGGGTGCAGGTGGCCCGGGACATGCCGGACGCCATCGAGGCGGCCGTGGCCGAGGCCGAGTCCGACGTGCCGGGTGAGCTGGCCGGCGTGGGCGTCCTGATCACCGGTTCGGTGGTGACCGTGGCCGACGCCCGCCGGCTGTTCAAGCGATGA
- a CDS encoding DUF4233 domain-containing protein, whose amino-acid sequence MTGPEPRPDTQPGPGGEAGPGGEAGPGGEPGPGGEAGPGAEQRPERPGGAGPGGVRRSGLRNPDKAVRGLGAGTLSLEALVLLLAIQPIRVVGGDLGGAAVGAIVALAVACVVLAGMMRRGWAWHAGTVVQGLLLLSGLLHWSLLVLGVIFALVWAYAWHVRRVILG is encoded by the coding sequence ATGACCGGCCCGGAGCCGCGCCCGGACACGCAGCCGGGTCCGGGCGGCGAGGCGGGTCCAGGCGGCGAGGCGGGTCCAGGCGGCGAGCCGGGTCCAGGCGGCGAGGCGGGTCCAGGCGCGGAGCAGCGCCCGGAGCGGCCGGGTGGCGCGGGTCCGGGCGGCGTCCGCCGGTCCGGGCTGCGCAACCCCGACAAGGCGGTACGCGGCCTGGGCGCCGGCACGCTCTCGCTGGAGGCGCTGGTGCTGTTGCTGGCCATCCAGCCGATCCGGGTGGTCGGCGGTGACCTGGGCGGCGCCGCGGTCGGCGCGATCGTCGCGCTGGCGGTGGCCTGCGTGGTGTTGGCCGGGATGATGCGCCGCGGCTGGGCGTGGCACGCCGGCACCGTGGTGCAGGGCCTGCTGCTGCTTTCCGGTCTGCTGCACTGGTCGCTGCTCGTGCTCGGGGTGATCTTCGCGCTGGTGTGGGCGTACGCGTGGCACGTGCGGCGGGTCATCCTCGGCTGA
- a CDS encoding VOC family protein produces the protein MANGGNRTIAPVRKLIGAVLGTVATFVTLFGLGMTSWAIVALGVALLVLAVALAMVRGGGRTWVVGLGHVHSASEPPSQYAFGRCELQLVIDAPGLPPRSKKIIEPRVPVAKWPSLGQALPVRVALDDQRHVRVLWDEVPTHAESVGTPADLPPEYAEADPPDETLIGQEAPPWAGRAPEDDFRDDYPPAPDPLPADVPARPEEREPVVMRPQRPGGPVVLEGQLVEPLPLGRLPRRAPSPRPPAEEQAPDTVPVESIDVPLDTPEPDAPPTPRELDEAIFGPTGAAEPDELASPISGVGITLLVTDLDRSLDFYRELGFDELDRGEGNAVLGSGPTRLVLRRVTGAAPISRRLVHVNLEVDDIQAAYERLREGGVRFTYAPRVVNRGTKLEVWAAAFRDPDGHGVALTQWRSLADA, from the coding sequence GTGGCGAATGGCGGGAACCGCACCATCGCGCCGGTACGCAAACTGATCGGCGCGGTGCTGGGCACCGTGGCCACCTTCGTGACCCTGTTCGGGCTCGGCATGACCAGTTGGGCGATCGTGGCGCTCGGCGTCGCGTTGCTGGTGCTGGCGGTCGCCCTGGCCATGGTGCGCGGCGGCGGGCGCACCTGGGTGGTCGGCCTGGGGCACGTGCACAGCGCCTCCGAACCACCGAGCCAGTACGCGTTCGGCCGCTGCGAGCTGCAACTGGTGATCGACGCCCCGGGGCTGCCGCCCCGATCCAAGAAGATCATCGAGCCTCGGGTGCCGGTCGCCAAGTGGCCCTCGCTCGGCCAGGCGCTGCCCGTGCGGGTGGCCCTCGACGACCAGCGCCACGTCCGGGTGCTCTGGGACGAGGTGCCCACCCACGCCGAGAGCGTCGGCACGCCCGCCGACCTGCCCCCCGAGTACGCCGAGGCGGACCCGCCCGACGAGACGCTCATCGGGCAGGAGGCCCCGCCGTGGGCCGGACGCGCCCCGGAGGACGACTTCCGCGACGACTACCCGCCCGCGCCGGACCCGCTGCCGGCCGACGTCCCGGCCCGGCCCGAGGAACGTGAGCCGGTGGTGATGCGCCCGCAGCGCCCCGGCGGCCCGGTCGTGCTGGAGGGGCAACTGGTCGAGCCGCTCCCGCTCGGCCGGCTCCCCCGACGCGCGCCGTCGCCCCGTCCGCCGGCCGAGGAGCAGGCCCCGGACACCGTGCCGGTGGAGTCGATCGACGTGCCGCTCGACACCCCGGAGCCGGACGCGCCGCCCACCCCGCGGGAGCTGGACGAGGCGATCTTCGGCCCGACCGGCGCCGCCGAGCCGGACGAGCTGGCCAGCCCGATCAGCGGCGTCGGCATCACCCTGCTCGTCACCGACCTGGACCGGTCCCTCGACTTCTACCGGGAGCTGGGCTTCGACGAGCTGGACCGGGGCGAGGGCAACGCCGTGCTCGGTTCCGGGCCGACCCGGCTGGTGCTGCGCCGGGTCACCGGGGCCGCCCCGATCAGCCGCCGGCTGGTGCACGTCAACCTGGAGGTCGACGACATCCAGGCGGCGTACGAGCGGCTGCGCGAGGGCGGCGTGCGTTTCACGTACGCCCCGCGCGTGGTCAACCGGGGCACCAAGCTGGAGGTGTGGGCCGCTGCCTTCCGCGACCCCGACGGTCACGGCGTCGCGCTCACCCAGTGGCGGTCCCTCGCCGACGCCTGA
- the ndk gene encoding nucleoside-diphosphate kinase codes for MSSSSPDERTLVLIKPDAVRRGLVGEILSRFERKGLRIDALVNRTMDGDFADQHYAEHVDKPFYPPLKTFMTGGPLVALVLSGDQVIDVVRGMIGSTDGRKAAAGTIRGDLSLSNRENLVHASDSVDSAKREIALWFPELD; via the coding sequence GTGTCCAGCAGCAGCCCGGACGAGCGGACGCTCGTACTGATCAAGCCCGACGCGGTGCGCCGTGGTCTGGTGGGCGAGATCCTGTCCCGGTTCGAGCGCAAGGGCCTGCGGATCGACGCGCTGGTGAACCGGACCATGGACGGCGACTTCGCCGACCAGCACTACGCCGAGCACGTCGACAAGCCGTTCTACCCGCCGCTGAAGACGTTCATGACCGGCGGCCCGCTGGTGGCGCTGGTGCTCTCCGGCGACCAGGTGATCGACGTGGTCCGCGGGATGATCGGCAGCACCGACGGCCGTAAGGCCGCCGCCGGCACCATCCGCGGCGACCTGTCCCTGTCGAACCGGGAGAACCTGGTGCACGCCTCCGACTCGGTGGACAGCGCCAAGCGCGAGATCGCCCTCTGGTTCCCCGAGCTGGACTGA
- the sigJ gene encoding RNA polymerase sigma factor SigJ, with product MEPDRDQQPDRAAARGVTAIGAAEAAGALTAHRPMLLGLAYRLLGSLHDAEDVLQETYLRWLDVDRETVAEPRRYLSRVVTRLALDRLRARQAARETYVGPWLPEPVRTDPSPFGPLETVELRESVSTALLHLLERLTPPERAVYVLHTAFAMPYAEIGDILDRSAADCRQLHHRAASRLAGERRRFTAGPAEQRRLLDAFLAAARDGDLARLTGLVAADATAWSDGGGRIRAARNPVYGADRIARFFAGVYGRRRPGVRATPVELNGAPALVLSWPGGLRYTLGVAAADGRITDLYLVGNPDKLTRIGG from the coding sequence GTGGAACCGGATCGTGATCAGCAGCCGGACCGAGCCGCCGCGCGAGGTGTGACCGCGATCGGCGCGGCGGAGGCGGCCGGTGCGCTCACCGCGCACCGGCCGATGCTGCTCGGGCTGGCGTACCGGTTGCTGGGCAGCCTGCACGACGCCGAGGACGTGCTCCAGGAGACGTACCTGCGCTGGCTCGACGTCGACCGGGAGACGGTCGCCGAGCCACGCCGGTACCTGTCCCGGGTGGTGACCCGGCTGGCGCTGGACCGGCTCCGCGCCCGCCAGGCCGCCCGGGAGACGTACGTCGGCCCGTGGCTGCCCGAACCGGTCCGCACCGACCCGTCGCCGTTCGGGCCGCTGGAGACCGTCGAGCTGCGGGAGTCGGTCTCCACCGCCCTGCTGCACCTGCTGGAGCGACTCACCCCGCCGGAACGGGCGGTGTACGTGCTGCACACCGCGTTCGCCATGCCGTACGCGGAGATCGGCGACATCCTGGACCGGTCGGCGGCGGACTGCCGCCAGCTGCACCACCGCGCGGCGTCCCGGCTCGCCGGGGAACGGCGGCGCTTCACCGCGGGCCCGGCCGAGCAGCGGCGGCTGCTCGACGCGTTCCTCGCCGCCGCCCGCGACGGCGACCTGGCCCGGCTGACCGGCCTGGTCGCGGCCGACGCCACCGCCTGGTCCGACGGCGGCGGACGGATCCGCGCGGCCCGCAACCCGGTGTACGGCGCGGACCGGATCGCCCGGTTCTTCGCCGGCGTGTACGGCCGCCGCCGCCCCGGGGTGCGGGCCACGCCGGTGGAGCTCAACGGTGCGCCCGCGCTGGTGCTGAGCTGGCCGGGCGGCCTCCGGTACACCCTCGGCGTCGCCGCCGCCGACGGCCGGATCACCGACCTCTACCTGGTCGGCAACCCCGACAAACTGACCCGGATCGGCGGCTGA
- a CDS encoding carboxymuconolactone decarboxylase family protein: MSRINVAAVAPEAYAAVRGLETYIRGNLDHTVLELVKVRASMLNGCAFCVDMHTRAALANGEDDRRLFVLSAWREAPSFFDERERTALALTDAVTRLGEHGVPDEVWDAGAKVWSERELADLVIAIATINVWNRIVISSRTEPPREV; the protein is encoded by the coding sequence GTGAGCCGGATCAACGTGGCGGCGGTGGCGCCGGAGGCGTACGCGGCGGTGCGCGGGCTGGAGACGTACATCCGGGGCAACCTGGACCACACCGTGCTGGAGCTGGTGAAGGTGCGGGCGTCGATGCTCAACGGCTGCGCGTTCTGCGTGGACATGCACACCCGGGCGGCGCTTGCCAACGGGGAGGACGACCGGCGGCTCTTCGTCCTGTCCGCCTGGCGGGAGGCCCCGTCGTTCTTCGACGAGCGGGAGCGGACCGCGCTGGCCCTGACCGACGCGGTCACCCGGCTCGGTGAGCACGGCGTGCCGGACGAGGTGTGGGACGCCGGCGCGAAGGTCTGGTCGGAGCGGGAGCTGGCCGACCTGGTCATCGCGATCGCCACAATCAACGTGTGGAACCGGATCGTGATCAGCAGCCGGACCGAGCCGCCGCGCGAGGTGTGA
- a CDS encoding alkaline phosphatase D family protein, translating to MTHIDRRTLLGAGLVAGAGAAGGALLGAPGAFAAPGWRRSGRPLLTHGVQSGDVTADSALVWTRADRPGRMLVEVGRRPDLRAARLVRGPVVDPTGDFTGRVRLRGLPSGERLHYRVRVESLDRHGVDSAPLTGSFTTAPVRHQRRDVRFVWTGDIVGQGWGISPDFDGLAIFRAMRERRPDFFLCSGDTVYADGPLTERVTLPDGRTWRNLVTAEKSKVAETLAEYRGQFAYNLLDEHLRAFAARVPQVNQWDDHEVLNNWYPGEILVDDRYTEKRVDVLAARARQAFHEWLPVPDGGPLYRRLSYGPLLDVFVLDMRTYKDPNDGNTYADPARGLLGRAQRDWLVRELKASRATWKVIANDLPIGVVVPDGPGAQEGVAQGDSGVPAGRELEFAEVLRSAHRAGVTGLVFLTADVHYTAAHHYDPARAAVGDFSPFWEFVSGPAHAGAFGPNALDGTFGPRAVFVHAPPVANTSPAEGFQHFGEVEIDAETAALTVHLRDRTGASLWTTTLPAPTRR from the coding sequence ATGACGCACATCGACCGACGTACGCTGCTCGGCGCCGGCCTGGTCGCCGGCGCGGGAGCCGCCGGCGGCGCGCTTCTCGGCGCGCCCGGCGCGTTCGCCGCCCCCGGATGGCGGCGCAGCGGCCGGCCGCTGCTCACCCACGGCGTGCAGAGCGGCGACGTGACAGCCGACTCGGCGCTGGTCTGGACCCGGGCGGACCGGCCCGGCCGGATGCTGGTCGAGGTGGGTCGCCGGCCCGACCTGCGCGCCGCGCGGCTGGTGCGCGGCCCGGTGGTCGACCCGACCGGTGACTTCACCGGCAGGGTCCGGCTGCGTGGCCTGCCGTCCGGCGAGCGGCTGCACTACCGGGTACGGGTGGAGAGCCTCGACCGGCACGGGGTGGACAGCGCGCCGCTGACCGGTTCGTTCACCACCGCGCCGGTTCGGCACCAGCGGCGGGACGTGCGGTTCGTCTGGACCGGCGACATCGTCGGGCAGGGCTGGGGGATCAGCCCGGACTTCGACGGCCTGGCCATCTTCCGGGCCATGCGCGAGCGCCGCCCGGACTTCTTCCTGTGCAGCGGCGACACCGTGTACGCGGACGGCCCGCTGACCGAGCGGGTCACGCTGCCCGACGGCCGGACCTGGCGCAACCTGGTGACCGCGGAAAAGAGCAAGGTCGCCGAGACGCTTGCCGAGTACCGGGGGCAGTTCGCGTACAACCTGCTCGACGAGCACCTGCGGGCCTTCGCCGCGCGGGTGCCGCAGGTCAACCAGTGGGACGACCACGAGGTGCTGAACAACTGGTACCCGGGGGAGATCCTGGTCGACGACCGCTACACCGAGAAGCGGGTGGACGTGTTGGCGGCCCGGGCCCGGCAGGCGTTCCACGAGTGGCTGCCGGTGCCGGACGGCGGACCGCTGTACCGCCGGCTGTCGTACGGGCCGCTGCTCGACGTCTTCGTGCTCGACATGCGGACCTACAAGGACCCGAACGACGGCAACACGTACGCCGACCCGGCGCGCGGCCTGCTCGGCCGGGCGCAGCGGGATTGGCTGGTCCGGGAGCTGAAGGCGTCCCGGGCCACCTGGAAGGTGATCGCCAACGACCTGCCGATCGGCGTGGTGGTGCCGGACGGCCCGGGCGCCCAGGAGGGCGTGGCGCAGGGCGACTCGGGCGTGCCGGCCGGCCGCGAGCTGGAGTTCGCCGAGGTGCTGCGCTCGGCGCACCGGGCCGGCGTGACAGGCCTGGTCTTCCTCACCGCCGACGTGCACTACACGGCCGCCCACCACTACGACCCGGCGCGCGCCGCGGTGGGGGACTTCAGCCCGTTCTGGGAGTTCGTCTCCGGCCCGGCGCACGCCGGCGCGTTCGGGCCGAACGCGCTCGACGGCACGTTCGGCCCGCGGGCCGTCTTCGTGCACGCGCCGCCGGTCGCGAACACCTCCCCGGCCGAGGGCTTCCAGCACTTCGGCGAGGTGGAGATCGACGCCGAGACGGCGGCTCTCACGGTGCACCTCCGCGACCGCACCGGCGCGTCCCTCTGGACCACCACGCTCCCGGCGCCCACCCGCCGCTGA